One Betta splendens chromosome 8, fBetSpl5.4, whole genome shotgun sequence DNA segment encodes these proteins:
- the nubp1 gene encoding cytosolic Fe-S cluster assembly factor nubp1, with protein sequence MADVPENAPEHCPGTASEQAGKASSCQGCPNQTLCASGATKAPDPAIAQIAEKLSTVKHKILVLSGKGGVGKSTFSAHLAHALASDSTKEVALLDVDICGPSIPRIMGLEGEQVHQSGSGWSPVYVDDNLAVMSIGFLLSSPDDAVIWRGPKKNGMIKQFLRDVDWGELDYLIVDTPPGTSDEHLSIVQYLSSTHVDGAVIITTPQEVSLQDVRKEIRFCQKVKLPIIGVVENMSGFVCPKCKNTSQIFPPTTGGAEQMCADLHLPLLGKVPLDPRIARSCDEGKSFLNEVPDSPAAEVYRTIVQSIQDHCSNHGTEEQSTT encoded by the exons ATGGCGGACGTACCAGAAAATGCACCAGAAC ACTGCCCAGGTACAGCAAGTGAGCAAGCAGGGAAGGCATCATCATGTCAGGGATGCCCCAACCAGACACTGTGTGCCTCTGGAGCCACAAAAGCCCCAGATCCAG CCATTGCGCAGATAGCAGAGAAGCTTTCAACAGTTAAACACAAGATCCTTGTGCTTTCTGGGAAAGGAGGAGTGGGGAAGAGCACGTTCAGTGCACACCTGGCCCATGCTCTGGCGAGTGACAGCACAAAGGAG gtTGCTCTGCTCGATGTGGACATCTGTGGCCCATCCATTCCTAGGATCATGGGCTTAGAGGGAGAACAG GTTCACCAGAGTGGGTCAGGTTGGTCTCCTGTG TATGTCGATGACAACCTGGCCGTCATGTCTATTggtttcctgctcagcagccctGATGATGCTGTGATATGGCGGGGACCCAAGAAGAATG GAATGATTAAGCAGTTTTTGAGGGATGTTGACTGGGGAGAACTGGATTATCTGATTGTGGACACACCCCCTGGCACATCTGATGAACACCTGTCCATTGTCCAGTACCTAAGCTCCACACACGTTGATGGAGCGGTCATCATTACCACACCACAG GAGGTGTCATTGCAGGATGTGCGCAAAGAGATTCGATTTTGTCAGAAGGTCAAGCTGCCAATCATCGGCGTGGTGGAGAACATGAGCGGCTTTGTTTGTCCTAAATGCAAG AACACTTCGCAGATCTTCCCTCCCACCACCGGCGGTGCTGAGCAGATGTGCGCGGACCTTCATTTACCCCTGTTAGGAAAGGTGCCTCTGGACCCGAGGATAGCGCGAAGCTGTGATGAGGGCAAGTCTTTCCTGAACGAAGTACCCGactctcctgctgctgaagtCTACCGGACAATTGTGCAGA GCATCCAGGACCACTGCTCCAACCATGGGACAGAGGAACAGAGCACCACCTGA